In Saccopteryx leptura isolate mSacLep1 chromosome 13, mSacLep1_pri_phased_curated, whole genome shotgun sequence, the DNA window TTTGCTGGGAGTGGGATGGGACACCGAACCCATCCCACCTGAACACGGTCGGGGACAGAATGAGCAAGACTCACTGAAGGTGCCGTGTATGGTCAGGCAGTGTTCCCTGGTCTTGGGGGCGGCTCAGAGACACTGGGACCACCTTTCTAGCCCCACTGGCCTCTCTTCAGTCTCTGCTAATAGATGGTTACCAGCCACACAGACCCAGGTGCAAGTGACCCCCACATGATCTCCAAGTCACACTCTTGTTAGGGCAACAACGTCAACATGCCCTGTGCTTGGGGAGCAGCACAAAGGACACAGATGAGGCACCTGCCTTCAGGCCCTCACCTTCTGGGGGAACAGACATGTGACAGTGACAGTCTGGGTGTTTAGTGCTGTGGTCCACTGCACTGTGGGCGTGTAGGAATCTGGAGAGCTGCACCAGCCCCTCCTGGAGACATTGTCTCTGAGGAGCCTCGAGGCCGCCCTCTAAAGACTCCTGGGGCATCCGGAGGAAGAGGGTGCTCGAGGCGGAGTGCATGACGTGGTCCAGggccgggggggcggggggcactcACTCATGACCTCAAAGCCAGGGTTCCTGCAGGAGGGAAGCTGGCTCAAGGGTGTGTCCCGCCCTTCAGTGCGTGCCATGCCCCCTCCGATTGTCAACTCCATGATCAGGACCAGGGGTGGCAAAGGGAGGTCTCTCCTCAGGTAGTGGGCAGCTCTGTACCTTCCTCAAGGTGGGAGCGGGTCTTCTGACCAGAGCCAACCCTGTCTGCTTTGTCCCCCCTGTGGGACCACAGCCCCGCTATAATTAGAGCGAGGAGGGCCCGAGGGGAAGGGCTGACGGGGCTGGGGCTTCGGGTGTGTCGGAGGAACCTGGCGGGGAGCCgaccagagaggaaggaaggctggCTGCCGGCCGCCTGTGTGACTCTTCCCAAGTAGATGCTGCTATTTATACCTCTGCAGCTCGAGGTCACACAGGCAGCCTCAGCCTCTTCTAGTTGAGGACACgaaggcccagagagggtgaaggatggcccaaggccacacagcaccCATAGCAGGTAGAGAGTAGAACTTGGGATTCTGACTCTCCAGTTAGCACCTGGGCCTGAATGTGGCCCTGATTCTCGTGGGGGATCCTATGAGGACCTCCTCAGGCCCTTCCCTCTCACGTTCATGTGGGACAGATCTGATAGGTTGTCATTGCTGTGGCTGCCCAGCAGCCAGTCAGACTGGGTCCCAGCCAGGAAACAAGGGCTACGTGTGGCCTGGGAGCTGCTGGTGTGGGGCTGAGCCACATCCCGCCCGAGTTGGAGGAGCCCCCAGGCCAGGCCAACCCACTGGCCCCTTAGCTGACATTCTGTCCCAGGGTGCAGGCCCAGGGAGCCCCCCAGAGCCCTTCTTTCTCCTCACCAGGCCTCAGTGCCATGGTTCTGAACTCATCATATTTAGGGTAAAATATTTGCAGCTAGGCTCccggtggggtgggaggagcccTGCTCTGGAGATAACCCAGGGGGTGGACACCCAGGGCACTAGCAGCCTGGGCCTGCCATCAGGTCCTGACCTCACTACCCTCCCATGTCAGCTACTGCCTCGGGCCCTGTATCAAGACAGGAAGGGCTGGCTACCCCCTGGCTCTCCTAGCCCTGGGTCCTGACACAGATGACTAGGTCTCAGCCTACAGCAGGGCCATCAGGTCCTCCTGTGGTATCTATCAGCTGTGATGTGACGCTGTCCAGATCCCTGTGTGACAGCCAGGCCCCGGACTGAAGGGTGGAGGCTGCAGGAACTCGGGGCAGGGCTACATGAGGGCTTAGTGGTGCAGAGGTATCTGGGGCAAGGGCCTTTGGGCTAGATCTTGAGGAGAGAATCTTCACGTCGTAGGGAAAGAACAGCTGTGCAGAGCCTGGCATTGGGATTTGGGCATGAGTTGTTTGGACAGGAGATGAGGCGGGTCAGGCCGGGAGGGCCCGTGTGCTGGGCTGGGGTCTCAGGATGGGCCAGGCTGAGCAAGGGGGCTGGAGAGTCCCTCCAAGTTCAGGCTTTTCCCCCTTGCAGCTCCCTGCCCTCCAGCCACCAAAGTGTCCAGGTTGGGTCTCTTAAACAGTCCCCTTGTCCCATCCTCCTATCCCATCTCTGCAGCCGAGGATGGGGCCTGTGCCTGGATGACCCCCCTTCCAAGGATGTCATCGACTTCCCCTCAGTGCCACCTGGTGTCCTCTATGACGTGAGCCACCAGTGCCGCCTCCAGTACGGGGCCAGCTCTGCCTTCTGCGAGGACATGGATGTGAGTGGGGGGTATGCGGGCAAGGGCAGGACTCACCAGCATGCAGACCCCCCTGGGCCTGGGCTGGGCCCACATGTGATACGCACTGGGAAAGGCCTCAGGTTGAGTGGCCATAGGCCCAGGGCTGAATTCTGGGTGGACTGTCACCAACTGTGGGACTGCGGGCAAGACTTCCCTCCCAGAGCTGATCCTAAGAAGTTAAACAAAATTGATGCTTCTGGGTCCCAGGGAAGGTTGCCTGAAGTGACAGCCACGGGCATGTTACACAGACCCCGTGGCTCCTGAGGTAGGCTGGAGACTATTGCTACCAGCAAAGACGAGCCTCAAGACACCCACAGTACCACATGGTCCAGAGAAGACAAAAGGGGCCCCTGAGCAACCCATCTGCTTAGCCCTACTGGGTGCCAGTCCCGTGGAAGGGCCCTGGAGACTTGGGGCAGCGAAGGGGCACTGGGAGGGAGTGAGAgtgtagcccaggggtccccaaactgcggccccctgaggccatttatccggcccccgccgcacttccggaaggggcacctctttcattggtggtcagtgagaggagcaccactcctggagtactgtatgtggcggtgccacaaagcgtggcatcactcacgtacagtactacttccggtgacgtgggacgcacgcctcacggctctggaagcgcgtcatatcacttgttacaccTAGCactgacaaatatggaaccggacattgaccatctaattagccaaaagcaggcttatagttcccattgaaatactggtcagtttgttgatttaaatttacttgttctttattttaaatattgtgtttgttcccgttttgttttttttactttaaaataagatatgtgcactgtgcatacggatttgttcttagttttttttatagtccggccctccaacggtctgagggacagtgaactggccccctgtgtaaaaagtttggggacccctggtgtaacctatgctctcctcctgcagaatGTCTGTCACACACTGTGGTGCTCCGTGGGGACCACCTGTCACTCCAAGCTGGATGCAGCCGTGGATGGTACCAGGTGTGGGGAGAGCAAGGTAGGGGTGCCCTGGCCCAGCTGTACAGGTGGGAGCGAGAGGCTAGACTTGCTGCTGTCTGTAAGGTCAGCCCTGGCCCACAGACTGGCACGTGCCCTTAGCAGACCCCTGCCCTCTGCAGCCCTAGTCCTCACCTGCAGAATGGAGGTGTAGGGGCTGGATTCAGTGACTCCCAGGTGTCTTCAGCTCTGAGTCAGCTCTTGGGCTCCATGTCATTCTCTACTCAGCAACCTTGTAGGGTCTGGGTCTCGGGCAACTGGAAGGGGAcctccctcccctaccccttTGATCCTTCCTGGATGTGCCTTCCAGGCCTTCCACCCGCCGGTTTCTCACCAGAGTGAGCATGACTGATAGGCTTGGGGTGGTTGTCCTACTTCCGTCTGCCTGGCAGTGGTGTCTGAATGGGGAGTGTGTTCCTGTGGGCTTCCAGCCCGAAGCAATAGACGGTGGCTGGTCCGGCTGGAGCTCCTGGTCCACCTGCTCGCGGAGCTGTGGCGTGGGTGTGCAGAGCGCTGAGCGGCAGTGCACACAGCCCATGTGAGTGTGGAGCCCGGCACCTGCGGTCCGTGGGGTCAAGGATTATGAGCAGAGCCAGCTGACTGAGGGAGCCTGGCTCTGTCCCAGCCTCCTGCTGTTGGGAGTGTCCCCATAGAGGCCAAGACAGGAGTGTTCAGCCACGTCGGGTCACTTGCAGGAGTGTTCCAGAGGCTGACAGAGTCACCGCTGATGACCCATTGCAGACAGAGGCCACACCACAAAGCAACAACTGCTGGAGGGAGGCAGGAGTGGATGGTGTCCAAGAGCTTAGCCCCTGGCCTTAGATGGATCAGGGTTCAAGTCTCCCCTCCAGTCCTGTGTGAGGGCCTGCTCACcccttctctgggcttcagtttccagAGAAGCTGTGTGATGGGGCCCCAGCAGTGCTGCTAGTGGAGCTGCAGTCAGGGGTGGATGCAGATGGTCCATGAAGCGCTCAGGAAACAGGAGCTGCTGGGTAGCATCAGAGTGGGTCTGAGATGAGACCGGGCACAACTGGGAGAAGTGGTCAGCAGGACCTGGGGCAAGTGacttcctctctctgggcctcagtttccccatctaagAGTGATGTGCAGATTTTGTGACATGTGGAGGCCTCTGCACAAGGCTGCCCCAGAAGCATGGGGTTCAGAGCCAGCCCGATCTAGGGCCATGTGTGTGGCAAGGACTATGGCCTGTACCCCTGCCTTGTCCTGGCCCCCAGGCTGAACTGGGTTGGAGGAAGCTACCCTGGCCCAGGTGGAGGTGGGGTTCAGTGTGGGCCTTCCTCCTGACCTGTGTGGGTGGGTGTCTGCCCACACATAGGCTCATCAGGATGCGGATCCCTTTGGAGACTCAGAGTAGCCAGTGCTGGTCATCTCTGCAGCTTGTCCCAGCCTTTCAACAGCCCTCTGCAGAGGCAGCCCTAACccccttttatagatgaggaggcTGGCTCAGAGAGGGCTGAagacttgcccagagtcacacagcagatTGGGGGCAGAGCCCAGCTCCCTGCTGGCTCTGACCCTTAGATCCTTACAAACAGCCAGAGGGTGGGCGGCCACCGGGGCACTGTGAGCAGAGGGGTGGCAGGTGTTGGGGGTGCAGTTGGCACTCCCTGTGCATGTACTCAGCCCCACCCTGGCTCTGCCCACAGGCCCAAGTACAAGGGCAAATACTGTGTGGGCGAACGGAGGCGCTTGCGTCTCTGCAGCCTGCAGAAGTGCCCCGCGGGCCGCCCCTCCTTCCGCCACATCCAGTGCAGCCACTTTGATGCCATGCTCTACAAGGGCCAGCTGCACACGTGGGTGCCCGTGATCAATGACGGTGAGTCCTAAGTGTTTCCCAGGACGCAGTCCCAGGCTGCTCTGCACTGGCCACTGTGGCGCTCCTGCCTGGCTCTACCTCCATCCCTGCCCATTGTGGAGGTGGTCTCTCTGGTGGCCCCCGTGGCTCCTGCCCTGCTGTTCCTCATGGCTCCTGCCCTTGGGCCCACAGTGAACCCCTGCGAGCTGCACTGCCGGCCCTTGAATGAGTCCTTTGCCGAGAAGCTGCGGGACGCTGTGGTGGACGGCACACCCTGCTACCAGGGCCGGGTCAGTCGTGACCTCTGCATCAACGGCATCTGCAAGGTGTGCCCCACAAGAGGGTCTCCACCACCTGCCCCACCCATAGCAGCCTCCTCTGAGTCCCTTCCGGTCCCCTGGGCGCCCTCCCCAGGCTGCACCATTGGGATTCCCAGCCCTGCTGGTGGTCCCCCTTCACCTCTCAGCAAAGCCTCCCACGCCTCCTGGCCCCCTCACCATTGGGCCCCTCACCCCTGCTTCTGCCTTGGTGCTCAGCCTCCTCGTTCCCCGTGTCCCCCCTGGCTGCCCTCAGCTTCTCCTGCACATACCTTGCTGCGGTACAGTCCTGGCCAGGAAACCGGAGCCCGGGTCGTGGCTTGGCCTCCTTCTGGTTGGATGACCTCAGGCAATGGTTTCCTGTGCGATAGAAAGGAGACCGTATCCATGTCACCAGGTTCAATGAGGTCATTTAATGCGTCATTACTGGGACAGGCAGGACTCAGAGGCTGGCAAAGTGAGTGGCAGCATTTGCTGGCAATATTTAGTCTCATTTCCAGCAAGAACAGTGGCCGCACCTCCATGCCCGTGTCCCAGCCATTTTCTTTCTGCTGCCTCTGGGAGGTAAGCCACTGAGGCCGAGAGGCCTGGCCTCCGAGGTAGAAGCAGCAGCGAGTGCTAACCCCGGGACCTGTGACGCTGATTCCTGTCCACACTGGTCACCCATGGAGAGTCAGCTCCCTTGCCCACTGCCCTTCCTATAGAACCTCTCCCGTCTCTCGTCTCGTGCAACCTCATAACACGCCTTTATGGCACGGATTCATCTCCCTGCTGCACatctgagaaaactgaggctcggggAGGCAGAGGGCTTTACCTGAGTTTACCTCCCAAGCACcacacccagcccagggcctccCTTCTGTGTGCTGCAGAACGTGGGCTGCGATTTTGAGATCGACTCAGGTGCCATTGAGGACCGCTGCGGCGTGTGTCACGGCAACGGCTCCACCTGTCATACCGTGAGCAGGACCTTCCAGGAGGCTGAGGGCCTGGGTATGGGCAGGACCACTGGTGGGGGACCACTGCCTTTCCTTATCTCTACCCTTGCCTCCCACTGTCCCCACCCGGGGTGGAAACGGGAAGCAGGGAAGCCACTGTGCTTGATCCAGGATGCAAACAGGAGAAGGGACGCTTGACCCAGATACAGTGACCTGTCCTCACAGGGTGTCCTCCTGCCCAGGGGGCCCAGGCTGGGCCAGTCAGTCTCAGGGGAGCACTCAGCCCTTCAGAGGGTTGCTGTCTTGTTACGAAGCTTCATAGGATCCCCGGCTGCACCCCCTCACCTCACTCAGGCTGCGGGGTCCGAGCTGTAACCACTGGGCTGGGCCGGGGTGACTGATCTAAACAACTGTGTGGACTGGGCCTGGCCCTGCGACACCCTCCTCCCTCCATACGGGCTGCTTATCCTCTTACTTCATAGTGTCCATCACGTGCCTGGAATTGCTCTAAGCACTTTACGTGTGAAACAACCTTGTGACGTAAGTACTGCTGTCATCCCGTGTCGCGGATGGGGgagctgaggcacagagtggtAGAGCAACTTGCCCACGGGTTCTGCTGGGCTGTGCATCAGCTTCTCGGGGATGAAATCGAAGCTTCTTGGCCTAGCACTCGAGGCCCCAGGGCAGTCCTGCCTTCCCTACAGGCCCCAGATGGAGCAGGTGCCCTCTTGCCTCACCCATTGCATACGCTGTTTAAGTGCCAACTGTGTACCAAATGAAGGGACGTGGAAGTGAAGTACTCAGCGTCTGACAGGGTGACAGAATCTTTCAGTCTCACAgatgcagagggagggagggccagAGGGCTGTGAGAGTATGGAGGAAGAAATCTCTGTCCTGGGGaggtcagggaagacttcctggaggaagtggctGTTGAGTTGAACCATAAAAGGCTCAGACAGCAAAGGCATTAAACACGGAGGAAAGAGCTTGTGGCAAACAGCCTGGAGGCAAGAAGGCTCCCGTTCCATCTGGGGACTGCAGGGAAGGCAGAGCTGCTCCGGGCCTTGGTTCTCATCCCAGAGAAGCTGCCCAGCACAGTGGCTATAGCTCAGACCCCGTAGCCTGATGCACAGCCCAGCAGAACCCCAGGGCAAGTTGCTTTATCACTCTGTACCTTCCCCATATGTGATGTGGGATGACAGCGGTCCTTACACTACAAGGTTGTTATACATGTGAAGTGCTTAGTGCAATCCCAGACACGTGACGGACACTTTGAAGTGAGGGAACGAACAGCCCGTATGGAGGGAGCAGGGTGTCGCAGGGACAGGCCGTCCACATGGTTGTTTAGAATAGTGACACTGGCCCTGAGCGTAGGGCAGGGACTAGCCATATGACAAAGACCAGCTCAGGTCTCTGGGACAGGGTGATGGGACGTGGGTCACGGGGCAGGATCAGAGGACTCCTTTGGAGGTGTTGGTGACCTAGGACAGATGAAATTATCTGCTTCTGGGGAAGCTCAGAATCTTAAACTAACGGTGAAATCCTTGGCATTAGCTGGTGGGACCAgcgggaagagaggggagggagggagtggggacaGCTGACCTGCTTACCTCTCTGCACAACCCCGGCCACCAGGGTACGTGGATGTGGGGCTGATCCCGGCCGGCGCCCGTGATATCCACATCGAGGAGGTGGCCGAGGCCGCCAACTTCCTGGCCTTGCGGAGCGAGGACCCAGAGAAGTACTTCCTCAATGGCGACTGGACCATCCAGTGGAACGGGGACTACCAGGTGGCGGGCACCACCTTCACGTACGCACGCACGGGCAACTGGGAGAACCTCACGTCCCCCGGGCCCACCGACGAGCCTGTCTGGATCCAGGTGCCTGCCTCCCGGGGCCCAGGttggggagcagaggtggagtCTGAGCGACCCAGGCCCCATGGCAGGAAAAGGCCTGGGGCAGTCCCAGAGCCTGGCTTTGGCCTGGCCCTACAGCTGAGGCCtccgcctcagtttccccatttctaAAGCAGCCCTAGGTCACTGGGGTGGCAGGTGGGCTTCTTAAGGACGGTTATTCTGGGTGGGCGGAGAGGATGCCTCACGCTCACGGGCCCCGCCCGCTCCCAGCTGCTGTTCCAGGAGAGCAACCCCGGAGTGCGTTACGAGTACACCATCCACCGGGAGGCGGACACCAACAGCCTACCCTTGCCGCCTGAGTTCTCCTGGACGTACGGGTCCTGGACCAAGTGCACAGTCACCTGCGGCACAGGTGAAAAGGGGCCTCAGTCTCTGGGCAGGGACATCAGCTTTAGCTTACTGCTTACTGCTTATTTGTGGggccactggccctggccggttggctcagtggtagagcatcagcctggcgtgcggaagtcccgggttcgattcccggccaaggcacacaggagaggcacccatctgcttctccacccctccccctctctttcctctctgtctctctctcttcccctcccgcagccaaggctccattggagcaaaagatggccccggcgctggggatggctctgtggtctctgccccaggtgctagagtggctctggtcgcgacagagcgacgccccggatgggcagagcatcgccccctggtgggcgtgccgggtggatcccggtcgggcgcatgcgggagtctgtctgactgcctccccgtttccagcttcagaaaaatacaaaaaaaaaataattatttgtagggCCACTGTGAGCCTAGAATtgagcttctctgagcctcagtttccccaccagtAAAATGGGGCTACCAACAGCCCATCTCATAGGCCCCTTGGACTTGTGGAGCTCTGGCCATGTGCCAGGCACGGGCTGAGCCTACACACATGTGAACACGTGTTATCCTCACACCTGGGCTTCCAGGCAGCTTTTATTGCTActcccatttacagatgaagactGCAGTTCAGAGAGGCCATGAGCTGCCCAAAGCCTCCCAGCTAAAAAGTCCCAACCCACTCCACACTCCGCTCCTTCCAGTATGGGGGCAGTGGAGGCCCCCTGGGGGAGGGCTCTGAGCAGGGTGGGTGTGGCCATGTCTCTGGGTTCCACTGAACCttgtgccccccgccccccccccaggcatgCAGAGGCAGAGCGTGTACTGCCGAGAGCGGCAGGCTGGGCTCGTGGATGAGAGGCACTGTGACCCCGTGGACCGGCCTGATGACCGCCAGAGGAAGTGCAGCGAGGAGCCCTGTCCCCCCCGGTGAGCCCATCCTGGCCACTGTCCTCCCGGGCTCTGGCCCTCCAGGAGCAGGCCCCACATCAGAGAAGCAGAGGGAATAGGCTCTTGGCCTTGTTTCCCAAGGCTGAAGCCCGAGCCCTGGGCTGCCCCCATCTCAGCCTTGGAGATCTCTGGCCACTTGTGTTTGAGTCCCTGTGTGGGACTGGTCTTCCTGGGGTGAGGGTGGCAGGAGCAAAGAGACTGGGTTTTTGGGATGACCCAGACTTGGAGCACTGGGGACATGTCCCCTGGGTTTAGGCCTAATCCTGCCTGGACCTTGAGTGCCTGGAAGTCCAGCCAGCCACCTGTGCCCACAGGTGGTGGGAAGGTGAGTGGCAGCCATGCTCCAGATCCTGCAGGCCCGGGGGCCTCTCCCACCGGGCTGTGCTCTGTATCCGAAGTGTGGGGCTAGATGAGCAGAGCGCCCTGGAGCCACCTGCCTGCAGACACCTGCCCCGGCCCCCTGCCGAAACCCCTTGCAACCTCGATGTGCCCTGTCCAGCCACCTGGGGCGTGGGGAACTGGTCTCAGGTGAGCAACAGGATGATGGGGGCCTGCCCCCAGCTCCACTGTCAGTGCTGGGCTACAGGGAGGCAGATGTAGCCTTCGGGGAGCCCTGCCTGCCAGGCACCAtggtgggagggaggtggggtgtTTCAGGTCCAGCCCGTCCCCAAACTTTGGGGACTAGGATGCCCAGGCACACCATAGCCATAAACCCTGATGTCAAGCTAGGTGGAGCCACAGAAGGCTGGTGCGATGACATGAGCACAGCTTCTGGCCTGAGCCCCCGCCCTGCCTCCCCTGCAGTGCTCAGTGACTTGCGGGCCAGGCACTCAGCACCGACTTGTTCTCTGCACCAACGACACTGGTGTCCCCTGTGACGAGGCCGAGCGGCCACCAAGCAAGGTCGCCTGCTCTCTGCTGCCCTGCCCGCGGGCCCTGGACACCCTGGGCCCCGAAGGCTCTGGCAGTGGCTCCTTCAGCCAAGAGCTCTACAACGAGGTCGACTTCATCCCCCGCCACGTGGCCCCCCGCCCGTCCCCCCTGGAGCCGACCGGCGAGGGCAATGCCATCAAAGAGGAGGGCCCCCAGGTGGGCCCGCCTGGGCCTGTGTTCGTGGATGACTTCTACTACGACTACAACTTTATCAGATTCCACGAGAACCTGTCCTACGGGTCCTTTGAGGAGCTTGGACCAGACCCGGTGGGCACAGGGGACTGGACGCCTCCATCCCTGAGCCGTCCTGCTGAGCCCCCCACTGAAGCCCCCAAGCCTGCCACAGAGTCTCCTGGGGACGAGAAGGAAGGGGCACCGGGAGGTTGGTCCTCTGACCCTTGGCCCAACCAAGCTGGCCGCTTCCTGATCCCACCTTCGGAGCAGACCCCCTGGAACTCCTTGGTAAACTTCTTGACTGAGAAAGACACCCCCATTGGGGACACAGACCTTGGGCTCCCGAGCTTACCCTGGCCCCCTGCTTTAGTCGATGACATACCTGTTGCCCCTGGGAGTCAAGATGAGTTCCTGGTGGGGGAGCATGGTCCAAGCCAGCTGCCCGCTCCGTGGTGGGAGAGGACCAATGAGGTTTCCGAGGACGGTGACGACGACACCACCTTCGGTCACCCAGTGCCACACCTGCCCCAGAGTCCTACCTCACTCCCTCTGTCCTCCACCAGCATTGCCCACTCCTCTCCTAGCGCCAACATGGTGGAGCTGTGGACAGGCAGGCCCAGGGCATGGGGACCAGCTCTGGACGGGGGACTGGGGCCCACCACAGGGAGAGCTCCTCCCACAGCCTCTCTGTTGGAGGCCTCGAACAAGGACAGTTCCCCGGAGCCAGGGACATCCACCCCTCCAGCCCCAGGCTTGGCTCCGCTGGACCTGCAGACCCCAGCACTGCCAAGGGCCTTCCTTCTGACAGCCCCCACTTGGGTGACCACTCTGAGCCTGGGACCCTCGGGCCAGCCTGAGCCCCCCAATCCTGAGGTACCTCCACACTTGGTACTACTGTCCACACCAGCTGGGGACAGTCCAGCCAGCAACAGCAGAGCCCCTGAGGCCCAGACTCTGGACCCCAGCCTGGCCACGGAGGGGCCCCCCTTGGACCTGCCTCCGACCAGGAATGCCAGCTGGGAAGTGGGAAACTGGAGCAAGGCAAGTTCTGGGGTGGTCAGGACCTTGctgcctctgtttctcttctgaGCAGTGGGGGTTAGGGGTAGGGGGCCCATTTCTCTATGTTTCTGGAGTCCCCAGAAGCACAGGAGCCACCAGGAAGGAAGGATGGGCACCAGTGAGGGGCAGCCAGGAGCATTCTTCTTACTCGGGCTTGAATGCCCCCAAGGACAGGGAGCTCACCCCAAATAGCTGTGTTGATGGGGCAGCCTCGTCCCATGGCCCCAGCCCCCTTGCTGCCTAGCAGGGCCCAGCTCACCTGGCTCCTCCAGGTGCGGCCTGGGCCCCTCCCCTGGCTCTCCCACCCCGGACTGCACCCTGCTCCGTCAGGGCCTGCAGGAGTCTGAGCAGCATGGAACCAGCTGCTTCCCCCCATCCCCGCCCCCAGGATCCCAGACTCACTTCAGGAGAAGTGAGCTTCTGTTCAGATCCTTAATGTTGGGGTAAGAGGGACAGACTGAGGCCCAGTGAGGAGCCCAGACTTCATTCCCAGGTGGTCCTGTCAGGATAGCTGGGTCCCCTCCTGTGTGTCCCCTGTGAGCAGAGACAGTGGTGCTGAGAGGATTTGACTTCTCATCCTCAGTGTCTCCTTGGGAGGTGGGTGGAGgaacccattttgcagatgagtggACCAAGGCCCTGGCTGCCCAGATGCCCTGCTCACCTTGACAAGTGGTTCTGGCTTTGGGGCTGAAGGGGTGGGATCTGCCCATGCTCATGGCCACTGACCGTGTCCTCAGTGCTCCACCACCTGTGGACTGGGCGCGGTCTGGAGGTCTGTGCGCTGCAGCTCCGGCCAGGATGATGACTGTGCCCTGGCTGGCCGGCCCCAGCCTGCCCGCCGCTGCCACCTGCGGCCATGCGCCACCTGGCATGCAGGCAACTGGAGTAAGGTGCGTGAGAACGGTGGAGAAGGCCCCGCCCACAGCGGGGGGTGTCTGAGCTGCAGGCCTTGAACTTCCTATTAATTCCTATACTCTGTCTTGTCTTTGCATCTTTGCTGGTGTGACCTGCCCCAGACCCATCTCCTGTTGGCTGCATCCTTTTCTCCGtacttcccacccccacccaccttgGGACCTCATTCTCAcccactcccttctccctccGGCCCATCCTGCCCTGGGCCAGACAGCCTGTTGCCCGAGGTCATTCAGCTGCAGTCTCTCCCGGGAACTTGGAGTGTTGGGCTCTGGCTGGCAGGGAAGGCGGTTGTCCCATGCCTGCCCTGTGCCGCCCTCACTGGGTCACGCCAGTGCGTGCATGTGTGGTATGTCCATACACCTGTTCCTCGGCCCCCCAGTGCTCCCGCAGCTGTGGCGGAGGGTACTCCGTGCGGGACGTGCAGTGTGTGGACACCCGAAGCCTCCGTCCACTACGGCCCTTCCACTGCCAGCCTGGGCCTGCCCAGCCGCCCGCCC includes these proteins:
- the ADAMTS7 gene encoding A disintegrin and metalloproteinase with thrombospondin motifs 7: MPDPVPRDARSPAPLRPLLLLLCALAPGAPGTAPGPAAEGQEVLDIVHPVRVDAGGVFLSYELWPRALRKRALSAHRAIRAFYELQFRGRALRFHLAANTHLLAPGFVSETRRHGGLGRAHIRTRVSACHLLGEVQDPELEGGMAAISACDGLKGVFQLSDEDYFIEPMEGVPARPGRAQPHVVYKRQAPKIWAEQDKSKAPGTCGVQGPTASVEQESRREHWEQRQRQQRRPRRLNQRSVSKEKWVETLVVADAKMVEYHGQPHVERYVLTIMNMVAGLFHDPSIGNPIHITIVRLILLEDDQEDLKVTHHADNTLKSFCRWQKSINMKGDAHPLHHDTAILLTRKDLCIAMNWPCETLGLSHVAGMCQPHRSCSINEDTGLPLAFTVAHELGHSFGIQHDGSGNDCEPVGKRPFIMSPQLLYDASPLTWSRCSREYITRFLDRGWGLCLDDPPSKDVIDFPSVPPGVLYDVSHQCRLQYGASSAFCEDMDNVCHTLWCSVGTTCHSKLDAAVDGTRCGESKWCLNGECVPVGFQPEAIDGGWSGWSSWSTCSRSCGVGVQSAERQCTQPMPKYKGKYCVGERRRLRLCSLQKCPAGRPSFRHIQCSHFDAMLYKGQLHTWVPVINDVNPCELHCRPLNESFAEKLRDAVVDGTPCYQGRVSRDLCINGICKNVGCDFEIDSGAIEDRCGVCHGNGSTCHTVSRTFQEAEGLGYVDVGLIPAGARDIHIEEVAEAANFLALRSEDPEKYFLNGDWTIQWNGDYQVAGTTFTYARTGNWENLTSPGPTDEPVWIQLLFQESNPGVRYEYTIHREADTNSLPLPPEFSWTYGSWTKCTVTCGTGMQRQSVYCRERQAGLVDERHCDPVDRPDDRQRKCSEEPCPPRWWEGEWQPCSRSCRPGGLSHRAVLCIRSVGLDEQSALEPPACRHLPRPPAETPCNLDVPCPATWGVGNWSQCSVTCGPGTQHRLVLCTNDTGVPCDEAERPPSKVACSLLPCPRALDTLGPEGSGSGSFSQELYNEVDFIPRHVAPRPSPLEPTGEGNAIKEEGPQVGPPGPVFVDDFYYDYNFIRFHENLSYGSFEELGPDPVGTGDWTPPSLSRPAEPPTEAPKPATESPGDEKEGAPGGWSSDPWPNQAGRFLIPPSEQTPWNSLVNFLTEKDTPIGDTDLGLPSLPWPPALVDDIPVAPGSQDEFLVGEHGPSQLPAPWWERTNEVSEDGDDDTTFGHPVPHLPQSPTSLPLSSTSIAHSSPSANMVELWTGRPRAWGPALDGGLGPTTGRAPPTASLLEASNKDSSPEPGTSTPPAPGLAPLDLQTPALPRAFLLTAPTWVTTLSLGPSGQPEPPNPEVPPHLVLLSTPAGDSPASNSRAPEAQTLDPSLATEGPPLDLPPTRNASWEVGNWSKCSTTCGLGAVWRSVRCSSGQDDDCALAGRPQPARRCHLRPCATWHAGNWSKCSRSCGGGYSVRDVQCVDTRSLRPLRPFHCQPGPAQPPARQPCGAQPCLSWYTSSWRECSEACGGGEQQRLVTCPEPGLCDEALRPNATRPCNTHPCTQWVVGPWNQCSAPCGGGVQRRLVRCVNTRTGLPEEDSNQCGHEARPESSQPCGTHDCEPEPPRCEQDRLSFGFCETLRLLGRCQLPTVRSQCCRTCPPSGHIAPSRGHQRASRR